The Tachysurus vachellii isolate PV-2020 chromosome 21, HZAU_Pvac_v1, whole genome shotgun sequence region gctcgtctgtctgtctgaccgtgtgctcgtctgtctgtctgtctgaccgtgtgctcttctgtctgtctgaccatgtgctcttctgtctgtctgactgtctgtctgaccatgtgctcttctgtctgtctgactgtctgtctgaccgaCCGTAtgctcgtctgtctgtctgaccttGTGatcgtctctgtctgtctgtctgtgtttgtcagtgtgctcttccttctgtctgtctctgtgctcgtctgtctgtctgtctgacagtgtgctcttctgtctgtctgtcagtgtgctcttctgtctgtctgactctgtgcttgtctgtctgtctgactctgtgcttgtctgtgtgtttgtctgtttgtctgtctgtctgtgtgctcttctgtctgtctgactctgtgcttgtctgtctgtctgactgtgtgctttgtctgtctgtctgtctctctgaccgtgtgctttgtctgtctgtctgtctgtctgactgtgtgctttgtctgtctgtctgtctgactgtgtgctttgtctgtctgtctgtctgactgtgtgctttgtctgtctgtctgtctctctgaccgtgtgcttgtctgtctgtctgtctgactgtgtgctttgtctgtctgtctgtctctctgaccgtgtgcttgtctgtctgtctgtctgactgtgtgctttgtctgtctgtctgtctctctgaccgtgtgcttgtctgtctgtctgtctgactgtgtgctttgtctgtctgtctgtctctctgaccgtgtgcttgtctgtctgtctctctgaccgtgtgcttgtctgtctgtctgtctgactctgtgcttgtctgtctgtctgactgtgtgcttgtctgtctgtctgtctgactgtgtgctttgtctgtctgtctgtctctctgaccgtgtgcttgtctgtctgtctctctgaccgtgtgcttgtctgtctgtctgtgtttgcgtgtgtgtgtttagtaatgGTTAACTGTGAGCATGTTGCCTGTATTTGCTGTAACACTCGCTCACAAAAGGACAGCAGTAAAGCAGCTCTGCGAGTCGTGTTTGAGGGCCCAGCTGTTCTGCTTGGCCTGAAAGCTCATCAGGAATGTTGCCAGATGTTGGAATGGATGATCTCTTGCACGTCCCTATTAGGACACTGATTTCATGTAGAGAAActggaaaaagaaaagctgtttggagtttttatttaatttcagattattttagatAATGGTCTGCTTATGTGATTTTGTGTTGATGTTCCTCACCTCTATAAACACACCTTTTATGGATTTACAGAATCTGGTGGATAACTGAACTAAACTTGAGCTTGACAGCATCGTCTGCCTCAGAAACCTTCTCTCCTCTTGTTGTAAACTTTGGCTTTGTTTCCATGGCTACAGAGGTCTTAAGCCGAGTACAGGAActcagattattttttattttttttttttgctccttaATTTTGTGAAAtatcgtttttgtttttttgtgaaatatgTACGCATcattttttctgtaacattCCTCCCCAGCTGCTTTTGAAGGCCGGAGGCAGTTCCTTAATCATACGAGTGGACTTGATGCTCTTGTTCATTACTTATGCAGTGCAGCTCCTCCAGTTAATCCACCAGTTGCCGCAGTAACCGTTATTCACTGTTGCTGGACTACCGGATGACCACAAGAGTGATGCAGAgtcatctctctttctttctctctctctgtctctctctctctctctctctctctctctctctctctctctctctctctctctctctgtctttctctctctctctctctctctctccatctctctctctgtctctctatcgctctctccctccttctctcttcctctctcttcctctctctccatctctctctctctctctctctctctctctctatctgtctgtctctctctgtctgtctctgtctctctctgtcactctctctctgcctctctctttgtctctctctctctctctctctgtctctcgctctgtgtctttctctgtgtctctatgtcTGCGTCTCtatgtctgcctctctgtctctctctctctctctctctctctctctctctctctctctctctctctctctctctctctctctctccccctctctccccctctccctgcctgtctgcctctcttctgtctctgtttctctctctctctctctctctctctgacgtTTTTCTTATcctgtgtctccctctctcccacgCGTTGTGTGATAAAGTTCAGTTCTAATGAGGTGTTCCCTGCTGTGAGTGCTGGAAAAggtggaggaggtgtgtgtggtgtcaggcTCGcaacagtatacacacacacacacacacacacacacacacctttcttaTGCGCCCTGATTTACCTCATGATCACAGGTCATGTTTACGATGAACCTTACAAATTAGCAGCCGTTATTACATTAACATTCAGCCAGAGTGCagcctccccccccccctctctcagtCAAGCTCCTTATTTAACTCACACATAGTGcattctctcatctctcatctaTTCAGATGTGCTGTCACATGGGGAGACACCACCCTATAGGGGCAGAGCAGAGAGAACAGAgcagctcttacacacactctcacactctctcactgacattctctccctctctatgtctctctctctcactgtctcactctctctctctcactgtctccctctctctctctctctctctctctctccttctccctctccttctccctctctctctccctctccttctccctctctctctccctctccttctccttctccttctctctctggcCGTGTTAAGCTGAGTGCACATTCCATGATTTTCTCTCTGAACCTTCTCTACACACTGCATCACTTTAATCAGCCCAGATCATGTGATTGTGTTGTGGGCGTGTGACAAAATTgtgcaaacacaacacaattgcgcacacaaacacgcactaTACAGTTGCGTACGGACAAGACACGTACACACGATTGCTCACAGACCACACATACAATATTTGTTTGATAAAGAACTATTGAATTAAGAATGCTGTGTACTTTGTCTAGCACACCTTTAACTGATGTGTATAAGTGGCTCAAACACAACTGTGGGTCATCTGATCAGTggtgtgtgatttttctgtgtttgatGTTAAAATGTCACTTCATCACTATAGATGTGTTCTGGTTCTCCACATCCTTTATTCACTAATCACACAGTGCCGTAAACTGACCGGAATCATCGCTCGTGTTTTTAACGATCAGTAGCTGCCAGCTTTTCTGACACATGGTCACATGCACAGCGATGGCAGAACACGTGCTGAAAACTTTGCGTGCTTCTTATGGCAACCGTTTGTAACAGACACGTCGCCGAGTTCAGTTAGGAAGAAGCATCCTCTCCTGATGCGTGGTTGTGTTCCTCGggcgagagagaggaagtggcCTTCACTGTTCACTGAAGCATTTCCTCAGCGTCAGCGCTGTCACAGCACAATGACGAAGCAGGGCGATTTCTCATCGTCCTGTGACGCTCAGTCATATACACAGGCTTTTTCCTCAGGCGCTGGTTTCTGGAAAGTTTAGCGCATTTCGAGAAGTGCAGTCGGTCCTGTAGTTCATGAGGATGGAGCTTCTAGTAAAGACGACTGAAATGCTGAACAATAAACTCGAGTTAACTCGTATACTCTAGTCCAGGGGTCGTTAAGTCCCAGCGCTTAACCTCAGGTTATTGCTCTAAACTCCACTTTAGCTCTAGATAGAGGAACGTTTCACACTGGGGTCAGCTTGGCTTTTTACCTTTTACATTGCGGTGCCAaaggtgtacagtgtgaaatgatgCGATGTTAGAAAGTTGGGACTtatagggttgcaaaggggcggaattTGGAAACTTTGgaaactttacaggaatttatggaaatttacaggaATGTTATGGgtattatttggaaatatagggaaatttatatgcaaggaaatacaaattttaaaaattacgtCTTGacagatttaattgtaagcagaactttaattgattttttcattaacacaaaagcataataaacattattatgcttgtaataaacataataaacttaattgtaatcaacattattttatggaggatttttttatttcggggggagtgtgtgtgggggggagggtcatcaaattatctgtgcatgtggtaacactcctaatttactgcttattaagagttagtaagatagttattaagtttaggtattgggtacaattaagaatgtagaataaggtaatgcagaataaggcattaatatgtgcttaataagtactaataaatagccaatattctattaatattcatgctaataagttTAAGTTATAAGTTTATAAAACTAgtttaaatgaccctaaaataaagtgttactgtgcatgttatggaataatgcaagtacatgcagggggtttggcctcaatggccttccagtaagcagtgtgctgtgtgcaagtgaccgaggaacgcagggtacaaattcaacttaaattgcactaaatcttgttgttttaaacaaaattatgctgcaagattttttttaactacatttaagttccttatataggcaactctgcatttttttttttttttaaaaattcccagtttattcccatatattcctgttaattctcatatattcccgttaattccatggaaagtttccagccttgaaaattcccggaattttgcaaccttAGTCTCTTAGCAACAGACATCTAATCAGAAACTGAGCAGCACCGACACGctgcccatcacatcacacgaACACCAGGACGTAGCAGCACTAGGGTCAGGCAGCAAACCTCCGAACGTCACAGACCCACACGCCGTGAAGTGGGGGAAATACAAATTAGCAGTTGGATAACAACAAACGCCTGGACAACTACACAACAAACCTCTGTCAAAAACCGCTTCGAACACCGAGCTCTCGGAGACGAACAGCATGATTTAGTCGGTTCAGTTCGATTTGTATAGCAGCTGTTTTGAAATGCACACATTCAGGACATACATTTTTCAATAGATAAATTTATTCCTAACGattaagccagaggtgacgaCGGTGCTGATCAACCGccacgaggaagaaacctcgagaggaaccagactcgagAGATCCatcttcatctgggtgacaccagatacTGTGATCAGAATCTGTGTACTACACGGTTCTGTGTTACTATAATCTGTCACACCAACATTCGTTTAAAAACATCGTTCAATCAGGCATCGAACGCGTCGGGATTTTCCCGTTAAACAGAAATCCAGTAGCAGAGGCACTTCAGTGATACTTTATGACTCTGTCTCGTTTAAgccatcactttttttttttttctcttttctatttctttttgaaTGTGAAGTTGTGTAATATTGGAAACGAAGCTTGCACAGATGCTCAGTCGTGTTTtagtactgaaaaaaaaaactgatgaatgtctttgttttgctttcagTCTTGTGTGCCAAGAATCTTGCAAAGAAAGACTTCTTCCGTAAgtacacatcatcatcatcactgctccccccccccttttttttgttgttgttgttttttaaattctgcctttttataactattattatatttgttggctaatataatattttgatGGTACAGATTTAGGTCTAACATCTTTTCATCTGAAGCTCCTAATCACCGACTTTTCAGAGCTCTCTGCTTCTGTATGCTTTGTTCCGTCACATTGGGAATTCACCTCATCTTGCAAAAATTTCTAATCGGATTCCACCCACAGCTGTttggacggacacacacacacacacacacacacacacacacacacgaggacTTGGTCTGAAACTCACTGCACTGGAGTCCTCGATGGCATAACGGGATCCTGAGCGACACACACCCGTCTGTGTCAATAAGCTCAAGCTATTCACGGCCCACGTTTCATGCTAATGACTACCGCACATCTGCAACGTATTCCGCACGCATCTAGGCGGCTTAGTAAACCACGGCGCACTTCACTCTAGTGTGACGGCGACTAATCGGACCGGGCAGCGTGTGGAAGAgcgacacagagcagaaagagTCTGATCTATGAGTAATAAGTCACGTATGTCTGATATATCAGAGCagagaggttttttttcttttacatttattcagatTAGTCTTAATATTAATTCAAATCATCTGTTGCACAGTGTTTATTGGAGGGTATTTATATCACAGTGCTTGAGTTCATTGATAACGGTTTTCACGGCATGAACGTTTCCCAGTCAGGACGTAAAACAGCGTGCAGCGCAGATGTCACACGGCGACTTTGTGAACGAAGACATTCTGACGCTGCCGCAAAAGCACGTCTTTCATTTCCAGTCTGCGACACGTTGACACAGCGGTGTTTTTCTCACAGGATTGCCCGACCCTTTTGCCAAAGTTGTGGTGGATGGCTCAGGCCAGTGTCACTCCACAGACACAGTTAAGAGCACACTGGACCCTAAATGGAACCAGCATTATGATCTGTAAGCATCGGTTTTCACCCATCTTCTGTTCTGCACCGTTTATACAGACGTGTCAAAGCTAGCAAAAGATTTCTTCCGATGTGCTTTTAGATACATCGGGAAAACCGACTCGATCACGATTAGCGTATGGAACCATAAGAAGATTCACAAGAAGCAGGGAGCCGGATTCCTGGGCTGCGTCAGGCTCCTGTCCAACGCCATCAGCAGACTCAAAGATACAGGCTGTGAGTTTGACCTTCTGATTAAAAGTACCttcaaaataaatcacacacgtTTTGTTGGATTTTAAACTGTcatttgtgtttgatttataaCAGACCAGCGTTTGGATTTATGCAAGCTGAACGCCTCTGACAGCGACGCTGTCCGGGGTCAGATAGTCGGTAGGTAAAACTTCGAACCCGTTTAACCAGGACATACTTGCTTTCTGGAACTCTCACGTTTCCATTTGTAAATTCTTTCCGTTTTGCATTTTCAGTAAGCCTCCAGACCCGTGACAGGATTGGCAGTGGCGGGCCTGTGGTAGACTGTAGAGGACTGTTAGAAAATGAAGGGTGAGTGGGAACAACGTGGTTCTCCCTCTCTTAGTACAACACCGCCCCCTGCTGTCAGGAACACAGACCtgtgtgctgctgctgtgtggATGTGTGCAGTTATAGGACctgacctctctctctgtgtgtgtgtgtctgtctgtgtgtgtgtgtctgtctgtgtgtgtgtgtgtgtctgtctgtgtgtgtgtgtctgtctgtgtgtgtctgtctgtgtgtgtgtgtgtgtctgtctgtgtgtgtctgtctgtctgtctgtgtgtgtgtctgtttgtgtgtctgtgtgtgtctgtctgtgtgtgtctgtctgtgtgtgtctgtctgtgtgtgtctgtctgtgtgtgtctgtctgtgtgtgtctgtctgtgtgtgtgtctgtctgtgtgtgtgtctgtctgtgtgtgtgtctgtctgtgtgtgtgtctgtctgtgtgtgtgtctgtctgtgtgtgtgtctgtctgtgtgtgtgtctgtgtgtgtctgtgtgtgtctgtgtgtgtctgtgtgtgtctgtgtgtgtctgtgtgtgtctgtctgtgtgtgtgtctgtgtgtgtgtgtctgtgtgtgtgtctgtgtgtgtgtgtctgtgtgtgtgtgtctgtgtgtgtgtgtctgtgtgtctgtgtgtgtgtctgtgtgtgtgtgtgtgtgtgtgtctgtgtgtgtgtatctgtgtgtgtctgtgtgtctctgtctgtgtgtgtctgtctgtgtgtgtctgtctgtgtgtgtgtctgtctgtgtgtgtgtgtgtctgtctgtgtgtgtgtctgtctgtgtgtgtgtctgtgtgtgtgtgtctgtgtgtgtctgtgtgtgtctgtgtgtgtctgtgtgtgtctgtgtgtgtgtgtgtctgtgtgtgtgtgtctgtgtgtgtgtctgtgtgtgtgtgtctgtgtgtgtgtgtctgtgtgtgtgtgtctgtgtgtgtgtctgtgtgtgtgtctgtgtgtgtgtgtgtctgtgtgtgtgtatctgtgtgtgtctgtgtgtgtgtatctgtgtgtgtctgtgtgtgtgtatctgtgtgtgtctgtgtgtgtgtgtctgtgtgcgtgtgtctgcgtgtgtctgcgtgtgtctgcgtgtgtctgcgtgtgtctgtgtttgtctgtgtgtgtctgtgtgtgtgtctgtgtgtgtgtgattcaggcCAGTCTTTGAGGAATCCGGACCAGGACGGCCTCTCAGCTGTTTCATGGAGGAGCCTCTGCCCTACTCAGACCCCACAGGGGCTGCTGGTGGGGGAAACTGTCACACTCTGGAGTCACCTAATCAAGAGCAGAGGCTTCAAGCCCAGAGAATCCGAAACCAGGATACTAGAAGTCACGCTCACACCCCACAGAACCGGCCACATGGGCACCAGTCGCCGGACCTCCCAGAAGGCTATGGTAAATAAGGCCTGAgcgtgttgttgtgtgtttgctctcCTCTAAACAGTCGTCTTTCCTTTGTCCTCAGGATGAGTCGCACATGCAGAGGAGCGCTCAGTCAGATGTGGCAGTAGCGTTGGGAGGGGTAGGAAAGGGAAGGGCAGGGGAAGTTCACCTCGGCTGGTTTGACACAGATTAAGATCTTTGATTCAGTTCTATCCAGATGGGACCTGTTGTGGTGCAGGGAAAGGTGAAGCTCACCAGAACATCTGTATATAAACTCATTTATCTGCTCTCACTGAAGGAATCTCTAAAGTCTTCCATCTACTCCTAAGACCCGTGTAGAGTTTTCAGACTTCACTATTTGTACCAGAAGTCTTCAGCCGTATCCTTTCTGAAGTGAACTCCCTAAAACCTGCTTTCTGATTAAAATTATCAGCTGTCTATCATGTGGCTGTCAACATTTTGTACAAAAActataaatgttataatgcCATTCACTGATAGGAATCAGGCtgtctttattttttgcttCCCGACAATCGAATGCTGCTAATAGAAGCAATGTAATACGGATGATGGATCTCCTGCGCTTGAGACCGGAGCAGTttgatttcctgtttttttgttttttttgtttatttatttaatgctgtaCTCACAGTAAAAGTGACTCAAAATATCACTGCTTCTGAAAACGGAGACAATCGAGTTGCTCGATGGTGCAGGCTACACGGTCGGTCGCCATGGGAACACGTAGTGTGTAGTCACCGAGTGCCAGAAAGTGTCACAAACCGGATAATCAGGGTTAAAGCTCTGCATGCAGTGAACTTACTGGGGGGACGTAGCATCAGGCTTTTACACAGCAGTGAGTTTCTGTATTATTTGATTTTCATTACACtaataaattcttttttataaatctgcttttctctctcttctgcttACTTCAGAGCAGAGGACCACGGTGCAGGGACAGGTCTattttctacacacacagactggcgTCAGCACTTGGCACGATCCCAGAATACCACGGTAGGTTAAGTTCCTCTCTGTCTAAACTAATAACAATTCTTACTGAAATCTGAATTAATTAGCACTGACCACCTAACCTAATAATTCTGggtatttaaataataaccaCGCTTGCTGTCAGTGTCACTCTGATTACACCTTAAATCTGCcttacaataataaacaaaagcaaaagtgGCAGTTTCGATGCAGAGAGCAGTGATGTAATAGAGTACACACTGGAGGTGTGTATGGGGACTAACGTGTCTGGGAGCAGGCGGTTTTGGATAAGGATACGAAGGCGCTAATGCTTTTCCAGGAACGTTTAATACAGCTTTATTAAAAGTCTAAAGCTCTagactagggctgggcgatatggctgaaaactgtatcacgatatcagtgtttcatatcggtcgatatcgataattattgatattttttatgacccatttaaaataaggaccaggagaaaaatatattacatttaaacacttttattttaaacttaaccttcctctgatcataatcccctcagttattaagacagaaatgtcaacaataaccaggaaaactcaaataattataatgtaaacataagtcaagtcacaatgaacacttaacaattatctcttaacatttaaggtccaaaaatgaaagaaaatgtaagaaatgcttaataaagtgtaataaaatagtgcaaagtgttaaatataaacatagaaacctgagaattcagtgcaagtttagtgctaggaagttcactagctgttcaccttctggtgaataaagtgttttaaaatatgtgcagtgttttgtaaacataaataaaactgaggtagactgagatacatctgtaatataaaaaaacaaacctgatacattGTTTGatatataaaacctgcagaaatataaaaagtagctgactttttcttttatttacaatttcctcgtcACTctctacgttgctaggttaccagagagtgagtgcttttgttaatgcaaccaaacttgcttcgcaatctctgttttttttccgacgaagaataaaaaatatcgaacgttttatcgaacacattttatattgatatcaatcacgtgtctatcgcgatacatatcgctatcgttttatcgcccggCCCTACTCTAGACAGAAATCAGGTACCTAATAAGTGGCGTCTCAGTCACCGTATGATTTCTATCACCGGATTATTTAACCAGGCTGTAATGTACatataaatttgtaaatatataaacagtttGGTTCATCTATTCACTCCGAAAAAGAGAATGTGTTACTGCGGAACAGCCCGGTGATCAGTCCGATTGCTCCTCCAGGGATCTGAACAGCGTGAGCTGTGAGGAACTGGGTCCTCTGCCGCCCGGCTGGGAGATCAGGAGCACGGTATCAGGAAGGATTTATTTTGTTGACCACAATAACAGAACCACACAATTTACAGACCCGAGATTACACCATATCATGAGGTAAACACACCCCACAGTATGTGAACTGGAGTGCTGAAATCTGCACTTGTGCTCTTAACATCTGATTACTGACCCGTTTAAATAACCCTGCTATTAAACTGTTCAACTGACATACTTCATACTTTCAGAAGGTAATTCTGATCATtaaatgaatatgtgtgtgtttgtgtgtgtttgtgcacgtgtgtgtgcactagCCAACAGTCTCAGGTGAAGGAGTCGAGTCAGGCTCTGCCAGTGCAGATGGAGGTTCCTGTAGAGGAGGGTGAAGGCGAGCTGCCTGTGCGGTACGAGCGAGATCTCGTCCAGAAGCTCAAGGTGCTGCGCCATGAGCTCTCATTGCAGCAGCCTCAGGCTGGACACTGTCGCATTGAGGTGTCCCGTGAAGAAATCTTTGAGGTAAGAAGAATTGGTTTTCATTTATCTAATGATTTTACCTTGTGAAACCTTTTAATAAAAGAACTGATATCAGTCCAGATTCTAAAAAACATTGTGGTTCACAGTTCCCGACTCTGACTGCGTACGACTTTGACTGTGACATGTGACTGCGCATGTCCTTTATATGTTTCGTCAGGGTTTCCTCCACCATTCAAAAGACGTGTTATAGACTCTCTTCACTAAACTGTGTGAACGAGAGAGACATTGTGTCCTGAGGTGGGTTAGCACCCCACCCTGGATGTCCCCAGTCTTGTACCCCGTGACCCTGTGTATGATCATTAGTATAGAAAACGGAACCTGCTTTAGTGAAAGCTTGCTCCTCTTTATTTGCACTAAAAGttacattaacatttcattTGTCACGTTTGCGCACTCGTCACAGACGACGTCCAGAAAAATTCTCCACTTTCACCAGTCAACACTGCGTTTAGTCCTAAAGCTTATAAATAACTACCGATCACCTAgcaaggaaaataataaatgtccaTCACTGTATATAAACAGTATGCATGGACGATAATAGAAACCgctataaagcaaaaaaaaaaagaataaaattgcTTTAAGCTGCATAAATCTAAAGTCGTCGTGGTTGCCTTTGAGTGGCGCCGCTGTAACGCAA contains the following coding sequences:
- the smurf1 gene encoding E3 ubiquitin-protein ligase SMURF1 isoform X4, which produces MSNPGTRRNGSSIKIRLTVLCAKNLAKKDFFRLPDPFAKVVVDGSGQCHSTDTVKSTLDPKWNQHYDLYIGKTDSITISVWNHKKIHKKQGAGFLGCVRLLSNAISRLKDTGYQRLDLCKLNASDSDAVRGQIVVSLQTRDRIGSGGPVVDCRGLLENEGPVFEESGPGRPLSCFMEEPLPYSDPTGAAGGGNCHTLESPNQEQRLQAQRIRNQDTRSHAHTPQNRPHGHQSPDLPEGYEQRTTVQGQVYFLHTQTGVSTWHDPRIPRDLNSVSCEELGPLPPGWEIRSTVSGRIYFVDHNNRTTQFTDPRLHHIMSQQSQVKESSQALPVQMEVPVEEGEGELPVRYERDLVQKLKVLRHELSLQQPQAGHCRIEVSREEIFEESYRQIMKMRPKDLKKRLMVKFRGEEGLDYGGVAREWLYLLCHEMLNPYYGLFQYSTDNIYTLQINPDSSINPDHLSYFHFVGRIMGLAVFHGHYINGGFTLPFYKQLLGKPIQLSDLETVDPELHKSLVWILENDITSVLDHTFCVEHNAFGKFLQHELKPNGRNIPVTEENKREYVRLYVNWRFMRGIEAQFLALQKGFNELIPQHLLKPFDHKELELIIGGLGKIDLNDWKANTRLKHCVVDSNIVKWFWQAVESFDEERRGRLLQFVTGSTRVPLQGFKALQGSAGPRLFTIHLIDANTDNLPKAHTCFNRIDIPPYESYEKLYEKLLTAVEETCGFAVE
- the smurf1 gene encoding E3 ubiquitin-protein ligase SMURF1 isoform X2 — translated: MSNPGTRRNGSSIKIRLTVLCAKNLAKKDFFRLPDPFAKVVVDGSGQCHSTDTVKSTLDPKWNQHYDLYIGKTDSITISVWNHKKIHKKQGAGFLGCVRLLSNAISRLKDTGYQRLDLCKLNASDSDAVRGQIVVSLQTRDRIGSGGPVVDCRGLLENEGPVFEESGPGRPLSCFMEEPLPYSDPTGAAGGGNCHTLESPNQEQRLQAQRIRNQDTRSHAHTPQNRPHGHQSPDLPEGYEQRTTVQGQVYFLHTQTGVSTWHDPRIPRECVTAEQPGDQSDCSSRDLNSVSCEELGPLPPGWEIRSTVSGRIYFVDHNNRTTQFTDPRLHHIMSQQSQVKESSQALPVQMEVPVEEGEGELPVRYERDLVQKLKVLRHELSLQQPQAGHCRIEVSREEIFEESYRQIMKMRPKDLKKRLMVKFRGEEGLDYGGVAREWLYLLCHEMLNPYYGLFQYSTDNIYTLQINPDSSINPDHLSYFHFVGRIMGLAVFHGHYINGGFTLPFYKQLLGKPIQLSDLETVDPELHKSLVWILENDITSVLDHTFCVEHNAFGKFLQHELKPNGRNIPVTEENKREYVRLYVNWRFMRGIEAQFLALQKGFNELIPQHLLKPFDHKELELIIGGLGKIDLNDWKANTRLKHCVVDSNIVKWFWQAVESFDEERRGRLLQFVTGSTRVPLQGFKALQGSAGPRLFTIHLIDANTDNLPKAHTCFNRIDIPPYESYEKLYEKLLTAVEETCGFAVE
- the smurf1 gene encoding E3 ubiquitin-protein ligase SMURF1 isoform X3; this translates as MSNPGTRRNGSSIKIRLTVLCAKNLAKKDFFRLPDPFAKVVVDGSGQCHSTDTVKSTLDPKWNQHYDLYIGKTDSITISVWNHKKIHKKQGAGFLGCVRLLSNAISRLKDTGYQRLDLCKLNASDSDAVRGQIVVSLQTRDRIGSGGPVVDCRGLLENEGPVFEESGPGRPLSCFMEEPLPYSDPTGAAGGGNCHTLESPNQEQRLQAQRIRNQDTRSHAHTPQNRPHGHQSPDLPEGYEQRTTVQGQVYFLHTQTGVSTWHDPRIPRDLNSVSCEELGPLPPGWEIRSTVSGRIYFVDHNNRTTQFTDPRLHHIMSQQSQVKESSQALPVQMEVPVEEGEGELPVRYERDLVQKLKVLRHELSLQQPQAGHCRIEVSREEIFEESYRQIMKMRPKDLKKRLMVKFRGEEGLDYGGVAREWLYLLCHEMLNPYYGLFQYSTDNIYTLQINPDSSINPDHLSYFHFVGRIMGLAVFHGHYINGGFTLPFYKQLLGKPIQLSDLETVDPELHKSLVWILENDITSVLDHTFCVEHNAFGKFLQHELKPNGRNIPVTEENKREYVRLYVNWRFMRGIEAQFLALQKGFNELIPQHLLKPFDHKELELIIGGLGKIDLNDWKANTRLKHCVVDSNIVKWFWQAVESFDEERRGRLLQFVTGSTRVPLQGFKALQGSTGSAGPRLFTIHLIDANTDNLPKAHTCFNRIDIPPYESYEKLYEKLLTAVEETCGFAVE
- the smurf1 gene encoding E3 ubiquitin-protein ligase SMURF1 isoform X1, translated to MSNPGTRRNGSSIKIRLTVLCAKNLAKKDFFRLPDPFAKVVVDGSGQCHSTDTVKSTLDPKWNQHYDLYIGKTDSITISVWNHKKIHKKQGAGFLGCVRLLSNAISRLKDTGYQRLDLCKLNASDSDAVRGQIVVSLQTRDRIGSGGPVVDCRGLLENEGPVFEESGPGRPLSCFMEEPLPYSDPTGAAGGGNCHTLESPNQEQRLQAQRIRNQDTRSHAHTPQNRPHGHQSPDLPEGYEQRTTVQGQVYFLHTQTGVSTWHDPRIPRECVTAEQPGDQSDCSSRDLNSVSCEELGPLPPGWEIRSTVSGRIYFVDHNNRTTQFTDPRLHHIMSQQSQVKESSQALPVQMEVPVEEGEGELPVRYERDLVQKLKVLRHELSLQQPQAGHCRIEVSREEIFEESYRQIMKMRPKDLKKRLMVKFRGEEGLDYGGVAREWLYLLCHEMLNPYYGLFQYSTDNIYTLQINPDSSINPDHLSYFHFVGRIMGLAVFHGHYINGGFTLPFYKQLLGKPIQLSDLETVDPELHKSLVWILENDITSVLDHTFCVEHNAFGKFLQHELKPNGRNIPVTEENKREYVRLYVNWRFMRGIEAQFLALQKGFNELIPQHLLKPFDHKELELIIGGLGKIDLNDWKANTRLKHCVVDSNIVKWFWQAVESFDEERRGRLLQFVTGSTRVPLQGFKALQGSTGSAGPRLFTIHLIDANTDNLPKAHTCFNRIDIPPYESYEKLYEKLLTAVEETCGFAVE